The Pirellulales bacterium genomic sequence AGATGCCGCTGCTCGCGGTAGGGTTTGCCGTAGATCTCGACCTTGCCGCTGGCCAGCGGCGTGAGCCCCAAGGCCGCCTTGATGAGGGTCGTCTTCCCTGCGCCGTTGGGGCCGATGATTCCCACCAGTTTTCCCTCGGGCACGATCAGGTCGACGTCCCACAACACGGGCCGACGGTGATAGGCGACGGTCATGTCGTGGATTTCGAAGGCGGGAGGCATAGGAGGATTGGTGCTTGGCGGGAACTGGTTGGTTGGCGGGCGTTCCTGGTGTTGCCAGCGGCGAAGGACAGCTCAGGCTTGCGGTGGATAACTTCTTGGGGCCGAGTTGCGTGAGAGAGGTCCTTGCCTTGTCACTTGCTCAGCCCTTCGACAATGACTCGAACGTTGTGTCGCAGCATGCCGGCGTAGGTCGCGGCGTCGCTGTCGGGGGCGCCCAGGGCGTCGGCGTACAGCGGTTCGTCGGGGAGCACGAGCGCGAACCCACGGGCCCGGACCGGTTCGACCAGCGCCTGCACGACCCGCGGAGCCACGGCAGACTCGACGAACACGGCCGGGATCTTTCGTTCGATAATCATCCGTTGCAAGTCTTCCTGCCGGCCTAGATCCTTCTCCTCTTCGGTGCTGATCCCCTTAAGACCGTGGACCTCCAAGCCATATGCGGCGCCAAAGTAACCGAAGGCGTCGTGGGCGGTGACCAACACCCGGCGTTCGGCGGGAATCTCCGCGATCGCGGCCCGGCACTCGGCGTCGAGCGACTCAAGCTCGGCGACGTACGCCGCCGCGTTCGCAAGATAATGCTCCGCATGAGCTTCGTCGAACTCGGCGAACGCCGCCGCGACATCGCCGGCGCACGTCGCCCACAGCGCCGCATCGTGCCAGACGTGCGGATCGTACAGCCCGGCGAACTCCGGCGGTTCGCGCAACCGCGGATCGTTGCGTTCGACCAAACCCGCCGCGACGGCGAGCGTGAATCTCCGTCGGGCAAGTTGCTCGAACAACTCGGCCATCCGGCCTTCCAGGTGGAGCCCGTTGTAAACGATCGCGTCGGCCCGCCGCAGCCGCGACACGTCGGAGGCGGCAGGGCTGTACAGGTGGGGGTCGACTCCCGGCCCCATGAGGGCCTCGACGCGGACCCGCTCCCCCCCGATGCGGCGCACCAACTCGGCCACCGGGCCCGTCGTGCAGACGACATGCACGGGCCCCGCGCCGGCGTAATGATGCACGACTTGTCGTTCGTCGGCATGGGGCCCCGCGGCGCCGCTCGAACAGCCGCCGCCGACCGCGATGCAAGCCGTCGCCACGACGGTTGCGACTGTGCCGAACAGGGCCGATGCGGTCGCGCCGGCTGCGGGTGAGCGGGCAGAGTTCATTTCGCCGGGCGGACCTGGTGTTGCATGAGCTTTCGGGCCGCGGTGCGTGCGGCGGCCCACTCGCCGCGCCGGGCGTCCTCGAGCATGTCGCCGAGCCGCTCGGCTTCGCTCGGCGAGAGTTTTCCCGCGGCGACCAGTTCGTCGATTTTCGCCGCCGCCGCGTCGATCTTTTCGGGGGCCTCGCGATTGGCCAGCGCATAAATCGCAGTCGCCGTTTCGTATCCTTCGGCGCTCAGCGGGGGTTCGCCGCAGCCCGCCGCGACGAGCGGCAGAACCAACGGGACGGACCGGAGGATGCGCCGCACGCGGCGCTGCGGGCAGCAGTGCGATGCAGTCATAGCTCGCCGCCCCCGACTTCGCCCTCGTTGATGCTCGAGTACTCGGCCCACACCAGCAGGTTGACGTCCTCGGAAACGAACCGCACCGAGGCGTCGCCGAGGGCCACGTTCCCGCCGCCGGCGTGCTCGGCGTACATCTGGCCGACGTGGAGCGTCGGAAAGTTCACCGGATGAATGATCGGCAAGCCGGTGATGTCCAATTCGCCCCCCGACGGCCCGCCATGCACGAGCACCAGCGTCGCGGCCGCATCGTCGCCGTTGGCCGGCGATTCCAATTTGGGAAGCGTCAGGGCGCCCGGCACGACGCCGACCCAGGTCTTGTCGCTCAGGAGCGAGGAATGCTCGCCGAAGAAGATCGTTTGCGACGTGCCGTCGGTGATTTCGCGGAGCGTGATCTGCGAGTTGCGATAGAACGGCCCGTCGGCCACGATCTTTACGTCGCCCCGATGCTCGACGACGGTCGTCGACCCCGAGTAGATGTCGGTGAAGACGAGGGCGTCGTTCGCGGCGCCGCATTCGCCCCAACACGACTCCTGACCGTGACTGGCCACGTAGTGCGAACGTCCGAGCTCGACCTGACGACCGCCGATCGTCAGCGGGGCCCCCTGGGGGTCGGTCACAAGGAACGGCTCTCGCTCGCCGGACGACGACGGGCAGAGGAACGACTCGATCTGCGCGCGCACCAGCGGGGCGAACTCGGCGATCCACAGCGGATCGTCGAGCCGAATCTGCTGGCCGATCGCGGTCTGTTCCATGTAGGGCAACAGATGGGCGGCCCAGCCCCAGCCCGGGCCCGCGTCCCATGTGTCCGGGTCGCGATCGGCTCGCGGGGGCTGCTCCAAGCTCCGCGACGCGTACCCTGGCGGCAAGACGCGCCGAGCCGCTTCGTGGTTGAGAGTCGCCAGACCGATCTGCCGCAGGTTGTTCGCGCACTGCGAGCGGCGGGCCGCCTCGCGCGCCGCCTGGATTGCCGGCAGCAAGAGCGCCACCAGCACGCCGATGATCGCGATGACGACCAACAGCTCGACGAGCGTGAAGCCCCGCGCGCCACGAACAGCGGCGCGGGGCCGACCGGACGATCGCAACGCCGAGAGCGAAAGCGAGGAGGCGGGACGACACTCCGTCAGACGAACCATGACACGACTCGCGGGCAAGGAGCGGGGCGCTGGGCGAGGGAAATGTAGCCAGTGCTACAAATCTGCGGAAAGTGTAGCCGCGGCTAAATTCGCCGTCAAGCGGGTTGGCGCCGTCAAAAAATTGCCGTCCTTGGTCGTCAGTTCTCCGGCTCCTGCCTATACTGCCTGCGGAGGCTTGTCCGAACCGGTCGGGCCGTTCTTCTTTCGCCCTGGCTCCTTGCGTGTGCGATGCCCCGCCCTGCCCCCGCCGCCGCCGACCCGCATCGCCGCACCCGGGACGATCACGCCCAAGAGACGGCCGAGGACTACGTCGAGGCGATTGCCGAGGTCCACGCCGCCGAGGGGCGTTGTCGAGTCATTGATCTCGCTCGGCTGTTCGACGTGAGCCACGTCACCGTCAGCAAGGTCGTCGCCCGGCTGCGCCGCGAGGGGCTGGTCGAGGGGGAGGCCTATGCCCCGCTGACCTTGACCCCTCGAGGTCGGCAGCTCGCCGACGAGTCGCGTCGCCGGCACGAGATCGTCTACAATTTTTTGCGCGCCATCGGGGTGAGCGCCCGCGTCGCGGCGATTGATACCGAGGGGATCGAGCACCACGTGAGTCCCCAAACGCTCGAGTGCTTCCGGAAGCTCACCGCCAAGATGCAGGGTTGATTCGCTGAATTTCCAGGCGGAGCCCCCCCGCAAACGCGGGATTGTCGATTCGGTTGCGGTTTGGCAGTTTGGCGTTCCGCCTCATTTCTTCTCCGGTTCGAGCCGTTTTGTTGGCCGAATCGGCGACAAGTGGTATCCTTGCGGAAGCCAAACCGTCCCCCCTCGGGGTCGGTCCGCCAAACCTGCCCGCGCAATCGGTCCCGCACACCTCGCCCGCATATGCGCACCTTCAGCTACCGGTACTACAAACGGTTCCGGATGGAACTCGATCTGCGCCGCTGGCGCCGGCCGACTGCCGCCGTTTGGTCTCCCGAGTACCGGCTGGTCCCCTGGTCCGCCGCTTTGGTCGAGTCTCACGGCGAAGTCAAGTTTCTCAGCTTCCGGGACGAGTTGGACGCGGTCGTCTTTCCGTGCCTGGGGCAAATGAACAGTTGCATTCGGCTGATGGAGGAGATCAGCCGGAAGCAGGGGTTCGTCCCCGAAGCGACTTGGCTGGCCGAGTACGTCGGCGCCGGGCCGAGGCTGGCGGAGTACTGCGGCACGATCCAGGCGATACGCATCAGCCGCTCGAAGGCCAACCTGCAGAACATCGGCGTCACCCCCCTCCACCGGGGCCACGGGGTCGCCAAGGCCCTGCTCGTGGCCGCCTGTACCGGGCTGCAGCAGGTCGGCGTCTCGCGAGTCGCTCTCGAGGTGACCGCCGATAATCAACTGGCGATCGGCTTGTACCGCCGCATGGGCTTCCGCACGGTGAAGACCCTCTACAAGGCGGTTGAACCGGACATGCCGCCGAACCCGGCGGCAGTGTAAGGGCGTCGAACTCGCCCGCGACGCCATTTTCGCCCGAGTCTCTGCCGTCGGCGCCCTCCGCAGGCGAGACGGCGCCTGAGAGCCCCGGTTGTGAGAATCCTGCGCGACCGCTAATCTCGGGGCGTCGCTTGTGCCGCCCGGATGGTCTTTGCCCCCTTTTCTATGACCGCTTCGCCCGTTTACCACGATCCGCCTGCTCGCGTGCACGAGTTTGCCAACGGGCTTGTGCTGTTGGCCGAACCGATCCCGTCGATGCAGTCGGCGGCGTTCACGCTGATGACCCCCTGCGGGTACAGTTGCGAGCCTGCCGATCGGCTGGGGTTGTCGGGGTTGGTGTGCGACATGGTCCTCCGCGGCGCGGGACGTCGCGACAGCCGGGCGCTGATCAACGACCTGGAGAACCTGGGGGTCGAGCGGGGCGAATCTGTCGGCGCCTCGCAGTCGAGCTTCAGCGGCGCCACGCTCGCTGAGAGCTTGCCTGAGGCCCTTTCGATTTACGCCGACATCGTTCGCCGGCCCCACCTGCCGGCTGATCAGCTCGAAGCTGCGCAGCAAGTGTGCCTGCAGGAGATTCGCGGCGTCGAAGACGAGCCGGGGCAGAGGGTGATGGTCGAATTGCGGCGCCGCACGTATCCCGATCCCTGGGGCCGTCCCAGCCACGGCGACGAGGCGGGCGTCATGGCCGCCACCGACGCCGAAGTCGCGGCCCACTGGCGGCACAACTATCGCCCCAACGGCTCCATCCTGGCGGTCGCAGGGAACTTTGACTGGGATCGACTGCTCGACCATGTCGACGACCTGCTCGGCGATTGGCCCGCGGTCGCCGTCGAACCGGCGATCGACCGCGATCCGGCCGACACGTCGCCTCACATTGAGTACGACTCGAACCAATGCCACATCGGCATCGCGTATGCGACCGTGCCGTACAAACACCCCGATTACATGCAGGCGTGGGCCGCGGTCGGGATTTTATCGGGGGGGATGAGCTCGCGGCTGTTCACCGAGGTCCGCGAGAAGCGGGGGCTGTGCTACACGGTGAGCGCCTCGCTGCAGACCCAGCGCGAACGGGCTCGGGTCCTGTGCTACGCCGGCACGACCGCTGAACGAGCCCAGGAGACGCTCGACGTCACCTACGCCGAGCTTGTGCGATTGGCCGACGGAGTGACTCAGGCCGAACTCGACCGGCTCAAGGCCCGCATCAAGAGCAGCCTGATCATGCAACAGGAATCGACCTCGGCCCGCTCGAGCGCGATTGCCCGCGATTGGTTCCACCTCGGCCGGGTTCGGACGCTCGAAGAGATCAGCGACTTGGTCGACGCCCTGACCGCCGAGACGATCAGCTCCTATCTGGCGGCCAATCCTCCGAGCGACTTCACCTTCGCTACGCTCGGCCCGACGCCGCTGGCGATCCCCACATAAACGAAACAAGCATCTCACGCTGCCGCGCCGAGTTCGAAGGGGGCTCGCGCCGCTGCATGAGATGAGAATAGGCCCTTGTCGAGACCAGCAAGCCATGGAATTCCGTCAGCACACGCTCGATAACGGCCTCGAGATCGTCGCCGAGTGCAACGAAGCGGCCCATACGTCGGGGATCGGCTTTTTCGTCCGCACGGGAGCTCGCGACGAGAGCGACGAGGTGGCCGGGGTCAGCCATTTTCTGGAACACATGGCGTTCAAGGGGACCCCGCGCCGTAGCGCCGAGGACGTCAATCGCGAGTTCGACGAGATCGGCGCCCACTACAACGCCTACACCAGCGAGGAGGCGACCGTCTACTACGCCTCGGTCCTGCCCGAGTGCCTGGGGGCCAGCGTCGACATCCTGGCTGACATTCTTCGGCCCAGCTTGCGGGTCGAGGATTTCGACATGGAGAAGAACGTCATCTTGGAAGAGATTCAGATGTACGCCGATCAGCCCCCGTTCGGCATGGACGACCATATCAAGGAGCTTCACTACGGCGACCACCCTCTTGCCCGCAGCGTGTTGGGGACCTTGGAGTCGGTCGGGGCGCTCTCCGCCGATCAGATGCGCAGCTACTTCGAGTCGCGGTACTCGCCCGGCAACGTGTTCGTGGCCGCGGCGGGCAAGATCGACTTCGACGAGTTGGTGAAGCAAGTCGCTGCGCGGTGCGACGCCTGGACGCCGCGGGCGACGCCGCGCGAGATTCGCCGCCCCGAGTCGCGCACGGCCGTGAAACATGTCGTCCGCGAGTCCTCGACGCAGCAATACATCTTGCAACTAGCCGACGGCCCCGCGGCCGAGGACGCCGACCGCTATGCCGCAAAGATCCTGGCCACGATGATCGGCGACGACTCGGGGAGCCGCATGTACTGGGATCTCGTGGACTCGGGGCTCGTCGAGTCGGCCAGCCTGGGGCACTACGAGTATCAGGGAGCCGGGATGATGTTCACCTGGGTGAGTTGCCTCCCCGAGGACGCGGTCGACAATTACGCGCGGATTCACGAGTTGCTCGCCGCTGTCGAGCGCGACGGGTTCCGCCCTGAGGAACTGCGGCAGGCCCAGAACAAGGTCAAGTCGCGCGTCGTGCTAGGGAGCGAAAAGCCCCGCAATCGACTGTTCAACGTCGGCGGCAACTGGATGCAGCGTCGCGAGTACCGCAGCGTCGCGGCCGACCTCGCCGCAGTCGACTCCCTCACGCTCGCCGACATTCACGCGGTGCTGGCGAAGTATCCGCTTACCCGGGCGACGACGGTCACGATCGGGCCGCTGACGAGCTTCGACGTGGGGTGACGTGCGTCCGAGGGGCGTCCGAGCAGGTCAATGCGGCGCCACGGACCGACCCCCGAACGGAGCCGCGACTCACCCTAAATCTCGCATCGCGTCGATCGCCGTTTGCTTGCCGATCACCAGCAGGAATTGGTCGATCTTCAGCTTGTAGTCGCCGCCGGGGAACATCTCCAACTCGCCGCTTAAGGCGTCCTTGACGCCCAAGACCCACACGCTGAATCGCTTGCGGATGTCGATCTCTTGCAGCGTCTTGCCGATCAGCGTATCGGGAACCGCGATTTCGACGAAGCTATAGTCGGGGCTCAGCGGCAGGAAATCGACGATGTTCGGGCGGATGAGTCGATCGGCGAGCGACTCTGCGATTTCCGCCTCGGGGAAGATCACTCGCGAGGCGCCGAGGCTCTTGAGGATCTGGCCGT encodes the following:
- the mntR gene encoding manganese-binding transcriptional regulator MntR, with protein sequence MPRPAPAAADPHRRTRDDHAQETAEDYVEAIAEVHAAEGRCRVIDLARLFDVSHVTVSKVVARLRREGLVEGEAYAPLTLTPRGRQLADESRRRHEIVYNFLRAIGVSARVAAIDTEGIEHHVSPQTLECFRKLTAKMQG
- a CDS encoding insulinase family protein, translated to MEFRQHTLDNGLEIVAECNEAAHTSGIGFFVRTGARDESDEVAGVSHFLEHMAFKGTPRRSAEDVNREFDEIGAHYNAYTSEEATVYYASVLPECLGASVDILADILRPSLRVEDFDMEKNVILEEIQMYADQPPFGMDDHIKELHYGDHPLARSVLGTLESVGALSADQMRSYFESRYSPGNVFVAAAGKIDFDELVKQVAARCDAWTPRATPREIRRPESRTAVKHVVRESSTQQYILQLADGPAAEDADRYAAKILATMIGDDSGSRMYWDLVDSGLVESASLGHYEYQGAGMMFTWVSCLPEDAVDNYARIHELLAAVERDGFRPEELRQAQNKVKSRVVLGSEKPRNRLFNVGGNWMQRREYRSVAADLAAVDSLTLADIHAVLAKYPLTRATTVTIGPLTSFDVG
- a CDS encoding insulinase family protein; amino-acid sequence: MTASPVYHDPPARVHEFANGLVLLAEPIPSMQSAAFTLMTPCGYSCEPADRLGLSGLVCDMVLRGAGRRDSRALINDLENLGVERGESVGASQSSFSGATLAESLPEALSIYADIVRRPHLPADQLEAAQQVCLQEIRGVEDEPGQRVMVELRRRTYPDPWGRPSHGDEAGVMAATDAEVAAHWRHNYRPNGSILAVAGNFDWDRLLDHVDDLLGDWPAVAVEPAIDRDPADTSPHIEYDSNQCHIGIAYATVPYKHPDYMQAWAAVGILSGGMSSRLFTEVREKRGLCYTVSASLQTQRERARVLCYAGTTAERAQETLDVTYAELVRLADGVTQAELDRLKARIKSSLIMQQESTSARSSAIARDWFHLGRVRTLEEISDLVDALTAETISSYLAANPPSDFTFATLGPTPLAIPT
- a CDS encoding zinc ABC transporter substrate-binding protein, which gives rise to MNSARSPAAGATASALFGTVATVVATACIAVGGGCSSGAAGPHADERQVVHHYAGAGPVHVVCTTGPVAELVRRIGGERVRVEALMGPGVDPHLYSPAASDVSRLRRADAIVYNGLHLEGRMAELFEQLARRRFTLAVAAGLVERNDPRLREPPEFAGLYDPHVWHDAALWATCAGDVAAAFAEFDEAHAEHYLANAAAYVAELESLDAECRAAIAEIPAERRVLVTAHDAFGYFGAAYGLEVHGLKGISTEEEKDLGRQEDLQRMIIERKIPAVFVESAVAPRVVQALVEPVRARGFALVLPDEPLYADALGAPDSDAATYAGMLRHNVRVIVEGLSK
- a CDS encoding DUF1559 domain-containing protein; the protein is MVRLTECRPASSLSLSALRSSGRPRAAVRGARGFTLVELLVVIAIIGVLVALLLPAIQAAREAARRSQCANNLRQIGLATLNHEAARRVLPPGYASRSLEQPPRADRDPDTWDAGPGWGWAAHLLPYMEQTAIGQQIRLDDPLWIAEFAPLVRAQIESFLCPSSSGEREPFLVTDPQGAPLTIGGRQVELGRSHYVASHGQESCWGECGAANDALVFTDIYSGSTTVVEHRGDVKIVADGPFYRNSQITLREITDGTSQTIFFGEHSSLLSDKTWVGVVPGALTLPKLESPANGDDAAATLVLVHGGPSGGELDITGLPIIHPVNFPTLHVGQMYAEHAGGGNVALGDASVRFVSEDVNLLVWAEYSSINEGEVGGGEL
- a CDS encoding TrkA family potassium uptake protein; the protein is MAEPKKQHYIIIGMGSFGAALARRLSSHGARITGLDGSREKISDLSDVLYEPVIGNATERSTLEHLALADATAVIISLGEDITQSLLATLHCRDLGAKRIIVKGVTHEHGQILKSLGASRVIFPEAEIAESLADRLIRPNIVDFLPLSPDYSFVEIAVPDTLIGKTLQEIDIRKRFSVWVLGVKDALSGELEMFPGGDYKLKIDQFLLVIGKQTAIDAMRDLG
- a CDS encoding GNAT family N-acetyltransferase, with translation MRTFSYRYYKRFRMELDLRRWRRPTAAVWSPEYRLVPWSAALVESHGEVKFLSFRDELDAVVFPCLGQMNSCIRLMEEISRKQGFVPEATWLAEYVGAGPRLAEYCGTIQAIRISRSKANLQNIGVTPLHRGHGVAKALLVAACTGLQQVGVSRVALEVTADNQLAIGLYRRMGFRTVKTLYKAVEPDMPPNPAAV